One genomic segment of Drosophila melanogaster chromosome 3L includes these proteins:
- the Cat gene encoding catalase, with protein sequence MAGRDAASNQLIDYKNSQTVSPGAITTGNGAPIGIKDASQTVGPRGPILLQDVNFLDEMSHFDRERIPERVVHAKGAGAFGYFEVTHDITQYCAAKIFDKVKKRTPLAVRFSTVGGESGSADTARDPRGFAVKFYTEDGVWDLVGNNTPVFFIRDPILFPSFIHTQKRNPQTHLKDPDMFWDFLTLRPESAHQVCILFSDRGTPDGYCHMNGYGSHTFKLINAKGEPIYAKFHFKTDQGIKNLDVKTADQLASTDPDYSIRDLYNRIKTCKFPSWTMYIQVMTYEQAKKFKYNPFDVTKVWSQKEYPLIPVGKMVLDRNPKNYFAEVEQIAFSPAHLVPGVEPSPDKMLHGRLFSYSDTHRHRLGPNYLQIPVNCPYKVKIENFQRDGAMNVTDNQDGAPNYFPNSFNGPQECPRARALSSCCPVTGDVYRYSSGDTEDNFGQVTDFWVHVLDKCAKKRLVQNIAGHLSNASQFLQERAVKNFTQVHADFGRMLTEELNLAKSSKF encoded by the exons ATGGCTGGACGCGATGCGGCTTCCAATCAGTTGATTGACTACAAAAACTCCCAAACG GTTTCTCCTGGTGCCATTACCACCGGCAATGGAGCACCCATTGGAATCAAGGATGCCTCCCAGACGGTTGGTCCGCGAGGACCTATCCTGCTGCAGGATGTGAACTTCCTGGATGAGATGTCGCACTTCGACAGGGAGCGGATTCCAGAGCGTGTCGTGCACGCCAAGGGAGCTGGTGCTTTTGGTTACTTTGAGGTGACCCATGACATCACCCAGTATTGTGCCGCCAAGATTTTCGACAAGGTCAAGAAGCGCACTCCACTGGCCGTGCGATTCTCCACCGTGGGTGGTGAGAGCGGATCTGCGGACACCGCCCGCGATCCTCGAGGATTTGCCGTCAAGTTCTACACTGAGGATGGCGTCTGGGATTTGGTTGGCAACAACACGCCGGTCTTCTTCATTCGCGACCCGATCCTATTCCCCAGCTTCATTCACACCCAGAAGCGCAACCCGCAGACGCATCTGAAGGATCCGGACATGTTCTGGGACTTCCTCACCCTGCGACCGGAGTCCGCTCACCAGGTGTGCATCCTGTTCAGCGATCGCGGCACCCCCGACGGTTACTGCCACATGAACGGCTATGGCTCGCACACCTTCAAATTGATCAACGCCAAGGGCGAGCCCATCTATGCCAAGTTCCACTTCAAGACGGACCAGGGCATCAAGAATCTGGACGTGAAGACCGCCGATCAGTTGGCTAGCACTGATCCGGATTACAGCATTCGCGATCTGTACAACAGGATCAAGACCTGCAAGTTCCCCAGTTGGACGATGTACATTCAGGTCATGACCTACGAGCAGGCCAAGAAGTTCAAGTACAACCCCTTCGATGTCACCAAGGTCTGGTCGCAGAAGGAGTACCCTCTGATTCCTGTGGGCAAAATGGTGCTGGATCGCAATCCCAAGAACTACTTTGCTGag GTGGAGCAGATCGCCTTCAGTCCCGCTCACCTGGTGCCCGGCGTTGAGCCCTCTCCGGACAAGATGCTGCATGGTCGTCTGTTCTCCTACTCGGACACCCATCGCCATCGCCTGGGACCGAACTACTTGCAGATCCCGGTGAACTGCCCGTACAAGGTGAAGATTGAGAACTTCCAGCGGGATGGAGCCATGAATGTGACGGACAACCAGGATGGTGCCCCCAACTACTTCCCCAACTCGTTCAACGGTCCCCAGGAATGCCCCAGGGCCAGGGCCTTGTCCTCCTGCTGTCCGGTGACTGGAGATGTCTACCGCTACAGCAGCGGCGACACCGAGGACAACTTCGGCCAGGTCACCGACTTCTGGGTGCATGTGCTCGACAAGTGCGCCAAGAAGCGTCTGGTGCAGAACATTGCCGGCCATTTGAGCAACGCCAGCCAGTTCTTGCAGGAGCGGGCCGTCAAGAACTTCACCCAGGTGCACGCCGATTTCGGTCGCATGCTGACCGAGGAACTCAACCTGGCCAAGTCCTCGAAGTTCTAA
- the Indy gene encoding I'm not dead yet, isoform C translates to MEIEIGEQPQPPVKCSNFFANHWKGLVVFLVPLLCLPVMLLNEGAEFRCMYLLLVMAIFWVTEALPLYVTSMIPIVAFPIMGIMSSDQTCRLYFKDTLVMFMGGIMVALAVEYCNLHKRLALRVIQIVGCSPRRLHFGLIMVTMFLSMWISNAACTAMMCPIIQAVLEELQAQGVCKINHEPQYQIVGGNKKNNEDEPPYPTKITLCYYLGIAYASSLGGCGTIIGTATNLTFKGIYEARFKNSTEQMDFPTFMFYSVPSMLVYTLLTFVFLQWHFMGLWRPKSKEAQEVQRGREGADVAKKVIDQRYKDLGPMSIHEIQVMILFIFMVVMYFTRKPGIFLGWADLLNSKDIRNSMPTIFVVVMCFMLPANYAFLRYCTRRGGPVPTGPTPSLITWKFIQTKVPWGLVFLLGGGFALAEGSKQSGMAKLIGNALIGLKVLPNSVLLLVVILVAVFLTAFSSNVAIANIIIPVLAEMSLAIEIHPLYLILPAGLACSMAFHLPVSTPPNALVAGYANIRTKDMAIAGIGPTIITIITLFVFCQTWGLVVYPNLNSFPEWAQIYAAAALGNKTH, encoded by the exons atggaaat TGAAATTGGCGAACAACCCCAGCCTCCGGTGAAGTGCTCCAACTTCTTCGCTAACCACTGGAAGGGATTGGTTGTGTTCCTGGTGCCGCTGCTATGTCTGCCTGTTATGCTGCTAAACGAAGGCGCC GAATTTCGGTGCATGTACCTCCTTTTGGTAATGGCCATATTTTGGGTTACGGAAGCCTTGCCTCTCTATGTGACGTCCATGATACCGATTGTGGCCTTCCCAATAATGGGTATAATG AGCTCGGATCAGACTTGCCGCTTGTACTTCAAGGATACGCTGGTGATGTTCATGGGCGGCATTATGGTCGCCCTGGCTGTGGAGTACTGTAATCTACACAAACGTCTTGCCTTGAGGGTAATCCAGATCGTGGGCTGCAGTCCCCGCAG ATTACACTTTGGCCTCATCATGGTTACAATGTTTTTGAGCATGTGGATTTCGAACGCCGCCTGTACTGCCATGATGTGTCCGATTATCCAAGCCgtgctggaggagctgcaggCTCAGGGTGTCTGCAAAATCAACCATGAGCCTCAATACCAAATCGTTGGaggcaacaagaaaaacaacgAGGATGA GCCACCATACCCCACCAAGATCACTCTGTGCTACTATCTGGGCATTGCCTACGCCTCCTCGCTGGGTGGCTGTGGAACCATCATCGGAACTGCCACCAATCTTACCTTCAAGGGCATCTACGAGGCTCGTTTCAAGAACTCCACCGAACAGATGGACTTCCCCACCTTCATGTTCTACTCGGTGCCATCCATGTTGGTCTACACCTTGCTGACATTCGTGTTCCTGCAATGGCACTTCATGGGTCTGTGGCGTCCCAAGAGCAAGGAGGCACAGGAAGTCCAGAGGGGACGAGAGGGCGCCGATGTCGCCAAAAAGGTTATCGATCAGCGCTACAAGGATCTGGGTCCCATGTCCATTCACGAGATCCAAGTGATGATTCTGTTCATTTTTATGGTTGTGATGTACTTCACCCGCAAGCCCGGCATCTTTTTGGGATGGGCCGATTTGCTGAATTCCAA GGACATTCGTAACTCTATGCCCACTATTTTTGTCGTCGTCATGTGCTTCATGCTGCCCGCCAATTATGCTTTCCTACGCTACTGCACCAGACGCGGTGGTCCAGTGCCCACGGGTCCCACTCCATCGCTGATCACCTGGAAGTTCATCCAGACCAAGGTGCCATGGGGTCTGGTGTTCCTGCTTGGCGGTGGCTTCGCTTTGGCCGAAGGCAGCAAGCAGAGCGGCATGGCCAAGCTGATTGGCAATGCTCTGATTGGATTGAAGGTTCTGCCCAACTCTGTCCTCTTACTGGTGGTCATCCTGGTGGCTGTGTTCCTGACCGCCTTCAGCTCCAATGTGGCGATTGCCAACATTATTATTCCCGTTCTGGCCGAGATG TCCCTGGCCATTGAGATCCATCCTCTGTACCTGATCCTGCCCGCTGGCTTGGCCTGCAGTATGGCCTTCCACCTGCCGGTTAGTACTCCGCCCAACGCTTTGGTTGCTGGCTATGCCAACATTAGGACGAAGGACATGGCCATTGCTGGAATCGGTCCGACCATCATTACCATCATCACCCTGTTTGTTTTCTGCCAAACCTGGGGCCTGGTCGTCTATCCGAACCTTAACTCGTTCCCCGAATGGGCTCAGATTTATGCCGCGGCAGCACTGGGAAACAAGACGCACTAG
- the HipHop gene encoding HP1-HOAP-interacting protein, isoform A: protein MASIDEGSRVERRFCAVGNHTLRKPYRQLNNKYLVRFACLLNSEIRAGNLICCKCYTDLVRLYRKKNDNAKRHKMARETAASITDVSGSQSSSHQSAPSLHVSGQSSEFGASYSEGGIVTPDEELCSHRSLSQDSDNVPTTSAAAIQKRQLARANLMVKPSQRLSLAQTTPDCDDYDPNSNLSLNAVNGTRLPHIQPIPKRRPTVLDKQSMDIYLMGTTGG from the coding sequence ATGGCCTCCATTGACGAGGGCTCGCGCGTTGAGCGGAGATTCTGCGCAGTCGGCAACCACACGCTGCGGAAGCCGTATCGCCAACTGAACAACAAATATTTGGTGCGCTTCGCCTGTTTGCTGAACAGCGAAATTCGGGCGGGCAACCTCATCTGCTGCAAGTGCTACACGGACCTGGTGCGACTCTACCGGAAGAAGAACGACAATGCCAAACGGCACAAGATGGCCAGGGAGACTGCCGCGAGCATTACGGACGTCAGCGGCAGTCAGTCATCGTCGCACCAAAGTGCGCCCTCTTTGCATGTCTCTGGCCAAAGTTCCGAATTCGGTGCCTCATACAGTGAGGGGGGCATTGTGACTCCCGATGAAGAGCTGTGCTCCCACAGAAGCTTAAGTCAAGATTCAGACAATGTGCCCACTACCAGCGCTGCAGCGATCCAAAAACGCCAGCTTGCGAGGGCAAACCTAATGGTGAAACCATCGCAGAGGCTGAGCTTGGCCCAGACTACTCCGGATTGCGACGACTACGACCCCAACTCGAATCTCAGTTTGAACGCCGTGAATGGCACGCGACTGCCGCACATTCAGCCGATTCCAAAGAGGCGCCCGACCGTCCTGGACAAGCAGTCCATGGATATTTACTTGATGGGAACCACAGGTGGTTAG
- the Indy gene encoding I'm not dead yet, isoform B, giving the protein MATETTKMIYTPPPLDIKMEIEIGEQPQPPVKCSNFFANHWKGLVVFLVPLLCLPVMLLNEGAEFRCMYLLLVMAIFWVTEALPLYVTSMIPIVAFPIMGIMSSDQTCRLYFKDTLVMFMGGIMVALAVEYCNLHKRLALRVIQIVGCSPRRLHFGLIMVTMFLSMWISNAACTAMMCPIIQAVLEELQAQGVCKINHEPQYQIVGGNKKNNEDEPPYPTKITLCYYLGIAYASSLGGCGTIIGTATNLTFKGIYEARFKNSTEQMDFPTFMFYSVPSMLVYTLLTFVFLQWHFMGLWRPKSKEAQEVQRGREGADVAKKVIDQRYKDLGPMSIHEIQVMILFIFMVVMYFTRKPGIFLGWADLLNSKDIRNSMPTIFVVVMCFMLPANYAFLRYCTRRGGPVPTGPTPSLITWKFIQTKVPWGLVFLLGGGFALAEGSKQSGMAKLIGNALIGLKVLPNSVLLLVVILVAVFLTAFSSNVAIANIIIPVLAEMSLAIEIHPLYLILPAGLACSMAFHLPVSTPPNALVAGYANIRTKDMAIAGIGPTIITIITLFVFCQTWGLVVYPNLNSFPEWAQIYAAAALGNKTH; this is encoded by the exons ATCTACACGCCACCGCCACTGGACatcaaaatggaaat TGAAATTGGCGAACAACCCCAGCCTCCGGTGAAGTGCTCCAACTTCTTCGCTAACCACTGGAAGGGATTGGTTGTGTTCCTGGTGCCGCTGCTATGTCTGCCTGTTATGCTGCTAAACGAAGGCGCC GAATTTCGGTGCATGTACCTCCTTTTGGTAATGGCCATATTTTGGGTTACGGAAGCCTTGCCTCTCTATGTGACGTCCATGATACCGATTGTGGCCTTCCCAATAATGGGTATAATG AGCTCGGATCAGACTTGCCGCTTGTACTTCAAGGATACGCTGGTGATGTTCATGGGCGGCATTATGGTCGCCCTGGCTGTGGAGTACTGTAATCTACACAAACGTCTTGCCTTGAGGGTAATCCAGATCGTGGGCTGCAGTCCCCGCAG ATTACACTTTGGCCTCATCATGGTTACAATGTTTTTGAGCATGTGGATTTCGAACGCCGCCTGTACTGCCATGATGTGTCCGATTATCCAAGCCgtgctggaggagctgcaggCTCAGGGTGTCTGCAAAATCAACCATGAGCCTCAATACCAAATCGTTGGaggcaacaagaaaaacaacgAGGATGA GCCACCATACCCCACCAAGATCACTCTGTGCTACTATCTGGGCATTGCCTACGCCTCCTCGCTGGGTGGCTGTGGAACCATCATCGGAACTGCCACCAATCTTACCTTCAAGGGCATCTACGAGGCTCGTTTCAAGAACTCCACCGAACAGATGGACTTCCCCACCTTCATGTTCTACTCGGTGCCATCCATGTTGGTCTACACCTTGCTGACATTCGTGTTCCTGCAATGGCACTTCATGGGTCTGTGGCGTCCCAAGAGCAAGGAGGCACAGGAAGTCCAGAGGGGACGAGAGGGCGCCGATGTCGCCAAAAAGGTTATCGATCAGCGCTACAAGGATCTGGGTCCCATGTCCATTCACGAGATCCAAGTGATGATTCTGTTCATTTTTATGGTTGTGATGTACTTCACCCGCAAGCCCGGCATCTTTTTGGGATGGGCCGATTTGCTGAATTCCAA GGACATTCGTAACTCTATGCCCACTATTTTTGTCGTCGTCATGTGCTTCATGCTGCCCGCCAATTATGCTTTCCTACGCTACTGCACCAGACGCGGTGGTCCAGTGCCCACGGGTCCCACTCCATCGCTGATCACCTGGAAGTTCATCCAGACCAAGGTGCCATGGGGTCTGGTGTTCCTGCTTGGCGGTGGCTTCGCTTTGGCCGAAGGCAGCAAGCAGAGCGGCATGGCCAAGCTGATTGGCAATGCTCTGATTGGATTGAAGGTTCTGCCCAACTCTGTCCTCTTACTGGTGGTCATCCTGGTGGCTGTGTTCCTGACCGCCTTCAGCTCCAATGTGGCGATTGCCAACATTATTATTCCCGTTCTGGCCGAGATG TCCCTGGCCATTGAGATCCATCCTCTGTACCTGATCCTGCCCGCTGGCTTGGCCTGCAGTATGGCCTTCCACCTGCCGGTTAGTACTCCGCCCAACGCTTTGGTTGCTGGCTATGCCAACATTAGGACGAAGGACATGGCCATTGCTGGAATCGGTCCGACCATCATTACCATCATCACCCTGTTTGTTTTCTGCCAAACCTGGGGCCTGGTCGTCTATCCGAACCTTAACTCGTTCCCCGAATGGGCTCAGATTTATGCCGCGGCAGCACTGGGAAACAAGACGCACTAG